The genomic DNA ATTTCGGAACACTTTCATCTACTCACAGCGGTGTTCGCAAGGCTACAAGGTTTGCTGTTGAGACGGCAATAAGAAACGGGGCTTTAATTTCTTTTGACCCAAATCTCCGTGAACCGCTGTGGAAAAGCCTTGATGACGCACGAGCCGAAATAGAATACGGATTTTCAAAATGCAATATACTGAAAATATCAGATAATGAAATTGAATTTATGTTCGGGCATAATGATTATGATAAAGCTTCAATGCAGCTTTTTGAAAAATATCCGAATATTCAGCTTGTATTTATAACTCTCGGGGCTGACGGAAGTTGTGCATATACAAGAAGTGCAAAAGCAAAATCACCTGTTTATAATGTTACATCAATCGAAAAAACAGGCGCCGGAGATACTTTTTTCGGCTGTGCATTAAGCTTTGTGACAGACGATGATATTTCTGCGTTTGACAACAGAAAGCTAAAAAAAATCCTGGACTTTGCAAATGCGGGAGCTTCGCTTATTACCACAAAAAAAGGTGCACTTAAAGTAATGCCGAGCAAAGAGGATATTTTGGCTCTTATCGGCGATACGAAGATAAGTGAAATTAAAATAAAACTGGATACTGTTGATGATGTGAAAGAATTCGTAGAATATGTTACCGACTTCGGCTGTGATTTTGAGATAGTTGCAGACAGATTTGTTGTTGATGCAAAATCCATTATGGGAATTTTCAGCGTGGATTTAAGCAAAGACTTGAC from Qingrenia yutianensis includes the following:
- a CDS encoding PfkB family carbohydrate kinase; amino-acid sequence: MKKYDVTALGELLIDFTENGTSQQGNPLFEANPGGAPCNVLAMLSKLGKKTAFIGKVGNDMFGRQLSDAVKSEGINTDGIIFDQSVPTTLAFVHTGANGEREFSFIRNPGADMMLTKDEVNADLIRESRIFHFGTLSSTHSGVRKATRFAVETAIRNGALISFDPNLREPLWKSLDDARAEIEYGFSKCNILKISDNEIEFMFGHNDYDKASMQLFEKYPNIQLVFITLGADGSCAYTRSAKAKSPVYNVTSIEKTGAGDTFFGCALSFVTDDDISAFDNRKLKKILDFANAGASLITTKKGALKVMPSKEDILALIGDTKISEIKIKLDTVDDVKEFVEYVTDFGCDFEIVADRFVVDAKSIMGIFSVDLSKDLTLVIGTNDKTEIDRIKKTIQKFVV